Proteins from a genomic interval of Psychrobacter urativorans:
- the cynS gene encoding cyanase codes for MQTQVSNTARQALTDIIIAAKAEKNLSFEQIAAGTGLSDVYVTAALLGQHPLPAEAAQKVGDTLGLDANAIALLQAIPLRGSVGDSMPTDPTIYRFYEMMQVYGTTLKALVHEQFGDGIISAINFKMDIKKVADPEGGDRAVITLDGKFLPFKPF; via the coding sequence ATGCAAACTCAAGTTAGCAACACTGCACGCCAAGCGTTAACAGACATTATCATTGCCGCTAAAGCTGAAAAGAACCTATCATTTGAGCAAATCGCAGCCGGCACGGGTTTAAGTGATGTCTACGTAACCGCCGCCTTGCTTGGTCAGCATCCATTACCTGCTGAGGCCGCGCAAAAAGTTGGCGACACGTTGGGACTTGATGCCAACGCTATCGCTTTATTACAAGCGATTCCACTACGCGGTAGTGTTGGCGACAGTATGCCGACCGATCCAACCATTTATCGCTTTTATGAGATGATGCAGGTGTACGGCACTACCCTTAAAGCATTGGTTCATGAACAGTTTGGCGACGGTATCATCAGCGCTATTAACTTTAAAATGGATATCAAAAAAGTAGCAGATCCAGAAGGTGGCGATCGCGCTGTTATTACCCTTGATGGTAAATTCTTACCTTTTAAACCTTTTTAA
- a CDS encoding putative RNA methyltransferase: MLVSLFICPICQSPLHPAADTWRCDGSLHPKQTSHPFDVARQGYVNLLPVQQKKSKAPGDSQQSIIARQRFLAAGYYQPLRDLICEQLAQLLGQDKANTDHDNSEVNWLDIGCGEGYYTQAMAQQGIIDNLIAADISKPALVELAKASKANGRLWYQQENKNEIHANKMAIYPLVTSAAHLPLRTHSMHGISSIFSPILPEIFADMLTADGYLIIAKPDIGHLMTLRESLFDSVREHDSDKFLPTLAPYFTLIATHQVTSALSLPADALADLLTMTPYAYRARAENRQALLASAETTAFNTEAKFVVYILQKTADNAHG; encoded by the coding sequence ATGCTTGTGTCCTTATTTATTTGTCCAATCTGTCAATCTCCATTGCACCCTGCCGCCGATACATGGCGCTGTGATGGCAGCCTGCACCCGAAACAAACCTCGCATCCCTTTGATGTGGCGCGCCAAGGTTACGTTAATTTATTACCCGTACAACAAAAAAAATCTAAAGCGCCCGGTGACAGCCAGCAGTCCATTATCGCGCGACAACGGTTTTTAGCCGCAGGCTATTATCAGCCGTTGCGAGACTTAATCTGTGAGCAACTGGCACAGTTATTGGGGCAAGATAAAGCCAATACTGACCATGATAATAGCGAGGTTAACTGGCTAGACATTGGCTGCGGTGAGGGCTATTACACCCAAGCCATGGCGCAACAAGGGATTATCGATAATCTAATAGCCGCTGATATCAGCAAACCTGCATTGGTCGAGCTTGCAAAAGCCAGTAAAGCAAATGGTAGGTTGTGGTATCAGCAAGAAAATAAAAACGAAATACATGCAAATAAAATGGCAATTTATCCGCTAGTGACCAGCGCCGCGCATTTGCCATTACGTACGCATAGTATGCACGGCATTAGCAGTATTTTTAGCCCGATTTTGCCAGAAATCTTCGCTGATATGTTGACAGCAGATGGCTATTTAATCATTGCCAAGCCAGATATTGGACACTTAATGACTTTGCGTGAATCATTGTTTGATAGTGTGCGTGAGCACGATTCTGATAAATTTTTACCGACCTTAGCGCCATATTTTACGTTAATAGCAACGCATCAGGTGACAAGCGCCCTGAGCTTACCAGCTGACGCTTTGGCAGATTTATTAACCATGACGCCTTATGCTTATCGCGCTCGCGCTGAGAATCGCCAAGCGCTATTAGCCAGTGCGGAGACGACAGCATTTAATACTGAAGCAAAATTTGTCGTTTACATTTTACAAAAAACTGCTGATAACGCTCACGGATAA
- a CDS encoding P-II family nitrogen regulator produces MKLITAILKPFKLDDVREALSDIGVKGVTVTEVKGFGRQKGHTELYRGAEYVVDFLPKVKVEVAVVDEMVEPAIEAITRIASTGKIGDGKIFVTNLEQVIRIRTGETGHDAI; encoded by the coding sequence CACTGCGATTTTAAAACCTTTTAAGCTCGATGACGTACGCGAAGCACTGTCTGATATAGGCGTAAAAGGCGTCACCGTTACTGAAGTCAAAGGCTTTGGTCGCCAAAAAGGACATACAGAGCTATATCGCGGTGCTGAATACGTAGTAGATTTTTTGCCGAAAGTAAAAGTAGAAGTCGCGGTCGTTGATGAGATGGTTGAGCCTGCTATAGAAGCCATCACTCGGATTGCCAGTACGGGTAAAATCGGCGATGGCAAAATTTTTGTGACCAATCTTGAACAAGTCATTCGTATTCGTACCGGTGAGACCGGACACGACGCCATCTAA
- a CDS encoding GlcG/HbpS family heme-binding protein, which translates to MKKLTIYGALLMSIVSVTACASTSPTTPIKQNVTPMQNLSNDNVTVPLLTGDMAQKIVNAAALEAQKNNFMVTITVVDRSGQTLAVLRDHRAGVHTIRASYKKAYTANSQKRETAAIAQGVVDGTVPADIRYLDENILILDGGVPIYIDGIVVGGIGVGGAHGSEDVQIAKAGLKALD; encoded by the coding sequence ATGAAAAAATTAACCATTTATGGCGCTTTGCTCATGTCGATAGTCTCAGTTACCGCTTGTGCCAGTACCTCACCAACCACTCCAATAAAACAGAATGTAACGCCTATGCAAAATCTATCAAATGATAACGTAACCGTTCCATTATTAACGGGCGATATGGCACAGAAGATTGTGAATGCCGCTGCTTTAGAGGCGCAAAAAAATAACTTTATGGTGACAATCACGGTGGTTGATCGTTCTGGGCAGACGCTAGCGGTCTTACGCGATCACCGAGCGGGCGTGCATACCATTCGCGCCAGTTATAAAAAAGCGTATACCGCTAATTCGCAGAAAAGAGAAACGGCAGCTATTGCTCAAGGTGTTGTGGATGGAACCGTTCCTGCCGATATTAGATATTTAGATGAAAACATACTGATTCTAGATGGCGGTGTGCCGATCTATATTGATGGCATCGTGGTTGGTGGTATTGGGGTTGGCGGTGCGCACGGCAGCGAAGATGTACAGATTGCCAAAGCAGGATTAAAAGCGTTAGATTAA
- a CDS encoding DNA/RNA non-specific endonuclease, with amino-acid sequence MTSITLTIVSMLISIIIGIVPAHAADFSKCSQSFYGGVYPEFTNKKLSKDTQDLCFNGFAVLYSDVSRTPLWSAEYLTRQRLEQAKQIDREDSFHEESRLPTSSRAKLADYSGSGFDRGHLAPNGDMANRSQQYDSFSLANIAPQSPRNNRYIWRNIETATRYLTQQYGEAYIITGVAFTDKKVQQLKGRVLVPSHFFKAVYIPAINKAGVYYAPNDESERIEIISVDELTARIGIDVLPVLDRQVKAQAFTLPLKAGEKIDTPVTPAEKPSWMLFVVAIIDWVMAQLQA; translated from the coding sequence ATGACCAGCATAACGCTGACCATAGTCAGTATGTTAATAAGCATAATAATAGGAATAGTACCCGCCCATGCTGCTGATTTCTCTAAGTGCAGTCAGTCTTTCTATGGCGGCGTTTATCCAGAGTTTACCAATAAAAAACTGAGTAAAGACACTCAGGATTTATGTTTTAATGGTTTTGCCGTGCTGTATTCTGATGTGTCGCGCACACCATTATGGTCAGCAGAATATTTAACGCGTCAGCGTTTAGAGCAAGCCAAACAGATCGATCGTGAGGATAGCTTTCATGAAGAGAGTCGGCTACCGACATCATCCCGCGCTAAACTAGCTGATTATTCAGGCTCTGGTTTTGACCGTGGACACTTAGCACCGAATGGTGATATGGCGAATCGTAGCCAGCAGTATGATAGCTTTAGTCTGGCAAATATTGCTCCACAGTCACCACGTAACAACCGTTATATTTGGCGCAATATTGAAACGGCAACCCGCTATTTAACCCAGCAATATGGCGAAGCTTACATCATTACCGGTGTGGCATTTACCGATAAAAAAGTCCAGCAACTAAAAGGTCGTGTCTTAGTTCCGAGTCACTTTTTTAAAGCCGTCTATATTCCAGCTATTAATAAAGCAGGCGTATATTATGCACCCAATGACGAATCAGAGCGGATAGAAATTATTAGTGTCGATGAGTTGACTGCGCGGATAGGTATTGATGTGTTGCCCGTACTCGATCGACAGGTGAAAGCACAAGCTTTTACGCTACCACTGAAGGCAGGCGAAAAAATTGATACGCCCGTTACGCCAGCAGAAAAACCCAGTTGGATGCTTTTTGTTGTCGCCATTATTGATTGGGTAATGGCGCAACTACAAGCTTAA
- the mraY gene encoding phospho-N-acetylmuramoyl-pentapeptide-transferase: MLVWLFNWLGQFYSPFYAVSSLTLRALLAVVTALAFSLIFGGRVIRHLRALKYGQAIRNDGPQSHLAKTGTPTMGGVMILTAIGVSTLLWARLNNPYVWILLVVMVIFGLVGWTDDWLKIKYKNPTGLIARKKYFWLSMGALFVGVSLYYIATQQADINTTREMQDVLLPVFKNLTIPFSAVPFGIGFIIFTYFVINGASNAVNLTDGLDGLAILPVVLVAAGLGVMAYVSGDVRFADYLHVPYIAYNSEVIIVCGAMIGAGLGFLWFNAHPAQVFMGDVGALSLGAMLGTIAVMTRQEIAFAIMGGLFVAEALSVILQVGSYKLRKKRVFRMAPLHHHFEELGWKETQVVVRFWIIAIVLVVMGLMTLKLR, encoded by the coding sequence GTGTTAGTTTGGTTGTTTAATTGGCTTGGGCAGTTTTATTCTCCGTTTTATGCGGTTTCTTCCCTAACATTGCGTGCTTTACTTGCGGTAGTCACGGCGCTGGCGTTCAGTCTGATTTTTGGTGGGCGTGTCATTCGCCATTTACGCGCCTTGAAATATGGGCAAGCCATTCGTAATGATGGTCCGCAGTCGCATTTGGCAAAAACAGGCACGCCAACCATGGGCGGGGTAATGATTTTAACCGCTATCGGGGTTTCAACCTTACTGTGGGCACGGCTGAATAATCCCTACGTCTGGATTTTGCTAGTGGTCATGGTGATTTTTGGTTTGGTAGGCTGGACGGATGATTGGCTGAAAATAAAATATAAAAACCCAACTGGCTTAATCGCCCGCAAAAAATACTTTTGGTTATCAATGGGTGCCTTATTCGTCGGCGTATCGTTATATTATATCGCCACGCAGCAAGCCGATATTAATACCACGCGTGAGATGCAAGATGTGCTATTGCCTGTCTTTAAAAACTTAACGATTCCATTCTCCGCGGTGCCGTTTGGGATTGGCTTTATTATCTTTACCTACTTTGTGATTAATGGTGCGTCCAACGCAGTTAACTTAACCGACGGTTTAGACGGCTTGGCTATTTTGCCGGTGGTATTGGTAGCAGCGGGTCTTGGTGTGATGGCGTATGTGTCAGGTGACGTTCGGTTTGCCGATTATTTACACGTACCGTATATCGCCTATAACTCTGAGGTGATTATCGTCTGCGGGGCGATGATTGGCGCAGGACTTGGATTTTTATGGTTTAACGCCCATCCAGCACAAGTCTTTATGGGTGACGTGGGAGCATTGTCACTGGGCGCAATGCTCGGTACGATTGCTGTCATGACTCGCCAAGAGATTGCCTTTGCGATTATGGGTGGACTGTTTGTTGCCGAAGCATTATCCGTTATCCTACAAGTAGGCTCGTATAAGCTACGCAAGAAACGTGTCTTTCGTATGGCGCCATTGCATCACCATTTTGAAGAGCTTGGTTGGAAAGAGACGCAAGTGGTAGTCAGATTTTGGATTATAGCCATTGTATTGGTGGTTATGGGTTTAATGACCTTAAAGCTGCGCTAG
- the cls gene encoding cardiolipin synthase has product MAINIINILLGIHFILLIIISLRVLARHDFTSSARLAWLVILFILPYVGVVVYWMFGEIHLGRDFERKNREIINKLHAHNPEVLSSQSVLKAAIKPEYQAAFAYAANVTGFHTTLGNRAELMADAAETRARLIADFDAATDHIHVLYYIWLNDGMGKATAQALIRAAKRGVTCRAMVDGLGSRKMVNSKLWQEMKNAGVQVSVALPISNLIKVLLFSRIDLRNHRKITVIDGKIGYSGSRNCADPEFSPKPKYAPWVDIMLRVQGPVVAQNQMLFASDWLTEHPNTPLESFYYDTTPQPDGFAAQVFADGPIQKRGTSPQFLGALISQAQRTLIISTPYFVPDYSLVSILCATAYRGVEVTLIFPKNNDSFVVAATSRSYYWELLEAGVKIYEYKPGLLHAKTLTIDGEISLIGSTNLDLRSFDLNYENNVIMSDKALTANIMARQYQYITDSVEVKREQVEQWSLPYRIWNNIVSTMGPVL; this is encoded by the coding sequence ATGGCTATAAATATAATAAATATCCTGCTTGGCATCCATTTTATCTTACTGATTATTATCTCCTTACGCGTGCTGGCACGGCATGACTTTACCTCATCAGCACGACTGGCATGGCTGGTGATTCTATTTATACTGCCTTATGTTGGGGTGGTAGTCTATTGGATGTTCGGCGAGATTCATTTGGGACGCGACTTTGAGCGCAAAAATCGCGAGATTATCAATAAATTACATGCGCATAACCCTGAAGTACTTAGTAGTCAGTCGGTGTTAAAAGCAGCCATTAAACCTGAATACCAAGCGGCATTTGCTTATGCTGCGAATGTGACCGGCTTTCATACTACCTTGGGCAATCGTGCGGAGCTGATGGCAGATGCGGCGGAAACGCGGGCGCGGTTGATTGCTGATTTTGATGCAGCGACCGATCATATTCATGTGCTGTATTATATTTGGCTGAACGATGGTATGGGTAAGGCTACCGCCCAAGCGCTGATACGGGCGGCAAAACGTGGGGTTACTTGCCGAGCCATGGTTGATGGCTTAGGCTCGCGCAAAATGGTGAACTCAAAGCTATGGCAGGAAATGAAAAACGCGGGCGTACAAGTCAGTGTGGCGCTACCGATTAGCAACTTAATTAAGGTGCTATTGTTTAGCCGTATTGACTTGCGTAATCACCGAAAAATCACAGTTATTGACGGTAAAATTGGCTATTCTGGCAGTCGCAATTGCGCTGATCCTGAGTTTAGCCCAAAGCCAAAATATGCGCCTTGGGTAGATATTATGCTGCGTGTCCAAGGTCCAGTGGTCGCGCAAAACCAAATGCTGTTTGCCAGTGATTGGCTGACAGAGCACCCCAATACGCCTTTAGAAAGCTTTTATTATGACACTACGCCGCAACCCGATGGCTTTGCGGCACAAGTATTCGCGGACGGTCCAATTCAAAAACGCGGCACATCGCCGCAGTTCTTAGGCGCGCTCATCAGTCAAGCTCAGCGCACTTTGATTATTTCAACGCCCTACTTTGTACCCGATTACTCACTGGTTAGCATCTTATGTGCCACGGCTTATCGCGGTGTAGAGGTTACGTTAATTTTTCCCAAAAATAATGACTCATTTGTAGTGGCTGCCACCAGTCGCAGCTATTACTGGGAATTATTAGAAGCTGGGGTCAAAATTTATGAGTATAAGCCGGGCTTATTACACGCCAAAACCTTGACCATTGATGGTGAAATCAGTCTGATTGGCTCGACCAATTTAGACTTACGCAGCTTCGACCTTAATTATGAAAATAACGTGATTATGAGCGATAAGGCGTTAACTGCTAATATCATGGCACGCCAATATCAATATATTACGGACTCGGTCGAAGTCAAACGCGAACAAGTAGAACAGTGGTCATTACCGTATAGGATTTGGAATAATATTGTATCCACAATGGGTCCTGTTCTTTAG
- a CDS encoding CynX/NimT family MFS transporter: MSTDHISSHSRQSVLTLFFPMVIIAVLAMTLRPTLTSTGPLLQEIRLSTGISLQVASLLVVLPMLCMGVFPLLLPWIGKRLSESVWITGGLFAIALAGLWRLELASGWTLIASTLLGGIGIAVVQAMAPGVVKRWYPQRVPLAMGIYSASLMAGGGSAAMLSPLVAQHYGSWQAGLGIWLILPVIALLLWWLRPSEEMTTKHSNGKINFFSNRRAWLLASYFGLANAGYACMIAWLPSYARGLGWSAQDSGELIGIMTIFQVIGALAAPALSASRLDRRPWLFFAVGIQVLGFVGLMLMPDSMLILWVSMIGCGLGACFSLTLTVALDHLSAPSLASALTAFVQGIGFIITAIVPYLAGFLREWTGSFQAVWIMLLITLVGMLLVTIKFAPASYAKAINLPNV; encoded by the coding sequence ATGAGCACTGATCATATTTCTTCCCACAGCCGCCAGTCCGTTCTGACGCTATTTTTTCCTATGGTTATCATTGCGGTATTGGCAATGACTCTACGCCCGACTCTGACCTCGACGGGTCCGCTGTTACAAGAAATCCGGCTGAGCACAGGTATCAGCTTACAAGTCGCCTCGTTATTGGTGGTGCTGCCGATGCTCTGTATGGGTGTCTTTCCGTTATTACTACCGTGGATTGGCAAACGATTAAGCGAAAGTGTGTGGATAACGGGCGGGCTATTTGCCATTGCCTTAGCGGGCTTATGGCGTTTGGAACTGGCATCAGGGTGGACATTAATTGCCAGTACTTTATTGGGTGGTATCGGCATCGCTGTTGTACAAGCGATGGCACCTGGCGTTGTGAAACGCTGGTATCCACAGCGTGTTCCGCTTGCGATGGGTATTTATTCTGCGTCATTAATGGCGGGCGGTGGTAGTGCCGCAATGCTAAGTCCATTGGTCGCGCAGCATTATGGCAGTTGGCAAGCAGGGTTGGGTATTTGGCTAATACTGCCTGTCATTGCGCTATTATTATGGTGGTTAAGACCCAGTGAAGAGATGACCACCAAACACAGTAACGGGAAGATTAATTTCTTTAGTAATCGTCGCGCATGGCTACTGGCGAGCTACTTTGGACTGGCAAATGCCGGTTACGCTTGTATGATTGCTTGGCTACCCAGTTATGCGCGTGGTTTAGGCTGGAGTGCGCAAGATAGTGGCGAGCTGATTGGTATCATGACTATTTTTCAAGTTATCGGCGCACTCGCAGCACCTGCACTGTCAGCAAGCCGCTTGGATCGACGTCCTTGGCTATTTTTTGCAGTAGGCATTCAGGTGCTCGGCTTTGTCGGACTAATGCTAATGCCTGACTCAATGTTAATCCTATGGGTGTCCATGATTGGGTGTGGACTTGGTGCTTGCTTTTCACTGACGCTGACAGTAGCGCTTGATCACTTATCAGCACCCAGTCTGGCGTCGGCATTGACGGCATTTGTACAAGGTATTGGTTTTATTATTACCGCCATTGTTCCTTACCTTGCAGGATTTTTGCGTGAATGGACAGGCAGCTTTCAAGCCGTTTGGATCATGCTGCTGATTACGCTCGTGGGTATGCTACTGGTCACGATTAAGTTTGCCCCTGCCAGTTATGCAAAGGCTATAAACTTACCGAATGTTTGA
- the cynR gene encoding transcriptional regulator CynR, translating to MILRHINYFLAVAKYESFTRAAASLYVSQPALSQQIKQLEETLGTILFDRSGRTVKLTDAGEVYAHYAQKALQDLEEGRRAIHDVQNLSRGALRIAITPTFTTYLIGPLIKEFHNSHPNITLSVQEMSQEKMEKQLLDDEFDVGIAFADVRSSDIEAQTLLIETLALVVNKNHPLAQHQAIDLQTLSAQSLVLLSHEFVTREQIERYCRQHDIQPKVLMEANSLSAVIEIVRNTQLTTLLPSNIVSNRDELVAIALAPSLLKRTAVLLQRKGAYQSAAGAAFITLAHQYCDNQK from the coding sequence ATGATACTTCGACACATCAACTATTTTTTGGCAGTTGCCAAGTACGAAAGCTTTACGCGGGCAGCAGCGTCTTTGTATGTCTCGCAGCCTGCCTTATCACAACAGATTAAGCAGCTCGAAGAGACACTGGGCACGATATTGTTTGACCGTTCGGGGCGCACTGTCAAGTTAACCGATGCCGGAGAAGTGTATGCCCACTACGCGCAAAAAGCCTTACAGGACTTAGAAGAGGGTCGTCGAGCGATTCACGATGTCCAAAACTTGAGTCGTGGGGCGTTACGTATTGCCATTACACCGACTTTTACCACTTATCTCATAGGTCCATTGATAAAAGAATTTCATAACAGTCATCCGAATATCACGCTGAGCGTGCAAGAGATGTCGCAGGAGAAGATGGAAAAACAATTACTTGACGATGAATTTGATGTGGGTATTGCATTTGCTGATGTGCGTTCTAGCGATATAGAAGCGCAAACGTTACTGATTGAAACGCTTGCCTTGGTTGTGAATAAAAATCATCCGCTTGCGCAGCACCAAGCCATTGACCTACAAACCCTGAGCGCCCAGTCATTGGTGCTGTTAAGCCATGAATTTGTCACCCGTGAACAAATTGAGCGCTATTGTCGTCAACATGACATACAGCCCAAAGTGCTTATGGAAGCTAATTCACTTAGTGCAGTGATTGAAATTGTACGGAATACCCAATTGACCACCTTACTGCCCTCGAATATTGTCAGTAATCGCGATGAGCTGGTAGCCATTGCCTTAGCGCCCTCTTTGCTCAAGCGCACCGCAGTATTGCTGCAACGCAAAGGCGCTTACCAAAGTGCGGCGGGGGCGGCATTTATAACATTAGCGCATCAATATTGCGATAATCAAAAATGA
- a CDS encoding DUF2147 domain-containing protein encodes MKLFTKTVLTVAGISMATMAFAADPLANTSWQTFEDGKPKGVVKITESNGVLTGKLVEANTAKGKQYVGMTIISGLKADGNGKYSGGTITDPAKSKTYRLTATVKGDTMDLKGHLGPFTRTQTWKKK; translated from the coding sequence ATGAAATTATTTACTAAAACTGTATTAACGGTCGCTGGTATCAGCATGGCAACCATGGCATTCGCCGCTGACCCTTTGGCTAATACCAGCTGGCAGACCTTCGAAGATGGTAAGCCTAAAGGTGTGGTAAAAATCACTGAATCAAATGGCGTTTTGACTGGCAAGCTTGTGGAAGCCAATACCGCAAAAGGTAAGCAATACGTCGGTATGACCATTATCTCAGGGCTAAAAGCAGATGGTAATGGTAAATATAGCGGCGGTACAATTACTGACCCAGCAAAGAGTAAAACTTACCGTCTGACCGCTACGGTCAAAGGCGATACTATGGATTTAAAAGGTCATTTAGGGCCATTCACACGTACTCAAACGTGGAAAAAGAAATAA
- a CDS encoding carbonic anhydrase, translated as MKDIIEGFLKFHSDAFPERADLFKNLATQQNPRTLFISCSDSRLVPELVTQREPGGLFVIRNAGNIVPSYGPEPGGVSASVEYAVTALQVTDVVICGHSDCGAMTAIANCTCMDHMPAVGSWLKYADSARVVNESITHLNDSERIASMVRENVIAQIENIKTHPSVRLAIREGRLALHGWVYDIETGSIDALDGSSNHFVSLAEHTEVRAYPI; from the coding sequence ATGAAAGATATCATTGAAGGTTTTTTAAAATTCCACAGCGACGCCTTTCCTGAACGCGCGGATTTATTCAAAAATTTAGCTACGCAGCAAAATCCGCGCACGCTCTTTATTTCTTGTTCAGACAGCCGCTTAGTCCCTGAGCTGGTCACGCAGCGCGAACCCGGTGGTCTGTTTGTTATTCGCAATGCCGGTAATATTGTACCGTCTTATGGTCCTGAGCCGGGTGGCGTGTCTGCATCGGTAGAGTACGCCGTGACGGCATTACAAGTCACCGATGTGGTGATTTGTGGTCACTCAGACTGCGGTGCCATGACTGCGATTGCTAATTGCACTTGCATGGATCACATGCCAGCGGTGGGTAGCTGGCTAAAATACGCTGACTCAGCGCGGGTGGTGAATGAATCTATTACTCATCTCAATGACAGCGAACGGATTGCATCCATGGTGCGCGAAAATGTGATTGCGCAAATTGAAAATATCAAAACCCATCCGTCAGTTCGTTTAGCCATAAGAGAAGGACGTTTGGCACTGCATGGCTGGGTTTACGATATCGAGACCGGCAGCATTGATGCTTTAGATGGCTCGAGCAATCATTTCGTTTCCCTTGCCGAACATACGGAGGTGCGCGCCTATCCTATATAG
- a CDS encoding UDP-N-acetylmuramoyl-tripeptide--D-alanyl-D-alanine ligase — protein sequence MTADNNSRQSQGLYVWQADNLLAATATLDGHWQLGDNQIESSHADLAVNIASTRIATDTRKIQAGDIFLAISGDNFDGHDYINTAAAQGAVAVIISRPMASDIANSIPQLVVSDTRLALGQLAAYRRQQHPDLTIIAITGSSGKTTAKEMLGSIFSRLAPTLITRGNLNNDFGVPMMMLELTDQHRYAILELGANHIGEIAYTTELVRPDVACILNIGTAHLGEFGSRDGICQTKAEIFHTLTDKQVAIVPDTDDYAQQLRNIAKTHTSQVLGFGSTDVTASDIKIHAEGSEFTLHLGSQAGAVRLPLAGEHNVSNALAAAACAYALNIDINDIVIGLNNARPAKGRLDSQMLGEHRLIDDTYNANPHSVRAAAHVLAAQTGTQIMVLGDIGELGEAAVSEHHNLGRAIADTGIDMLLCVGEFAPHSVAGANTNINANAASSIEAHAFTDKSHLLDFLQPYLQAQQAQPCTVLFKGSRSMEMETLIDALVKE from the coding sequence ATGACAGCTGACAATAATAGTAGGCAGTCGCAAGGACTGTATGTCTGGCAAGCAGATAATTTGCTGGCGGCTACAGCGACACTCGATGGTCACTGGCAGCTCGGTGACAACCAAATAGAGAGTAGCCACGCTGATTTAGCCGTCAATATCGCCAGTACGCGCATTGCCACGGATACGCGAAAAATTCAAGCTGGCGACATTTTTTTAGCGATTAGTGGTGATAACTTTGACGGTCACGACTATATCAATACCGCTGCTGCCCAAGGTGCGGTTGCCGTTATCATCTCACGTCCTATGGCATCTGATATTGCTAATAGTATTCCGCAACTGGTGGTTAGTGATACCCGTTTGGCATTAGGACAATTGGCAGCGTATCGTCGTCAGCAGCATCCGGATTTGACGATTATTGCCATTACTGGTTCAAGCGGTAAAACAACCGCTAAAGAGATGCTCGGCAGTATTTTTAGTCGCCTAGCACCGACCCTAATTACCCGTGGTAATTTAAATAATGATTTTGGCGTGCCTATGATGATGCTTGAGCTGACAGATCAGCATCGTTATGCCATTTTAGAGTTGGGCGCCAATCATATTGGCGAGATTGCTTATACTACTGAGCTTGTTCGTCCGGATGTAGCATGTATTTTAAATATCGGTACCGCACATTTAGGAGAGTTTGGTAGCCGTGACGGCATTTGCCAAACCAAAGCCGAAATTTTTCATACCTTAACGGATAAGCAAGTTGCCATCGTGCCAGATACCGATGATTATGCTCAGCAGTTGCGAAACATAGCTAAAACGCATACGTCGCAAGTGCTTGGCTTTGGCAGCACCGATGTGACCGCTAGTGACATTAAAATTCATGCTGAAGGCAGTGAGTTTACCTTGCATCTTGGTAGTCAAGCAGGTGCAGTCCGTTTACCGCTGGCAGGTGAGCATAATGTGAGTAATGCTTTAGCAGCAGCGGCATGTGCTTATGCGCTCAATATTGATATCAATGATATTGTCATCGGGCTGAATAATGCCCGACCAGCGAAAGGTCGTTTAGACAGTCAAATGCTAGGCGAGCATCGGCTGATTGATGATACTTATAATGCTAATCCGCATTCTGTCCGCGCTGCTGCGCACGTATTAGCCGCGCAAACGGGCACTCAAATTATGGTGCTGGGCGATATTGGTGAACTTGGTGAAGCCGCAGTTAGTGAGCACCATAATCTTGGACGCGCGATTGCGGATACTGGCATTGATATGCTGTTGTGTGTTGGCGAATTTGCACCGCATAGCGTTGCTGGTGCCAATACAAATATTAATGCCAATGCCGCTAGCAGTATTGAAGCGCACGCATTCACAGATAAATCCCATTTGTTAGATTTTTTACAGCCGTATTTACAGGCGCAGCAAGCACAGCCTTGTACCGTGTTGTTCAAAGGCTCTCGTTCCATGGAAATGGAAACTCTCATTGATGCGCTAGTAAAGGAGTAG